The following proteins come from a genomic window of Citrobacter europaeus:
- a CDS encoding DUF3313 domain-containing protein — MRTQTLFKVAVLTGLLALSGCASKVTEPEKYSGFLKNYSDLKETKSASGQTVLRWVDPSYNESKYDNIVYNPVTYYPVPKPTTQVGQQVLDQLLTYTNTQLKSAISKRKPLVATPGPRSLIFRGAITGVATSKEGLQFYEVVPVALLVAGTQMATGHRTMDTNLYFEGELIDAATNKPVIKVVRKGEGKDLNNESTPMAFETLKKVVDDMATDATMFDVNKKP, encoded by the coding sequence ATGCGTACTCAAACTTTATTTAAAGTTGCAGTGCTTACTGGCTTGTTGGCATTATCCGGCTGTGCGTCAAAAGTAACCGAGCCGGAAAAATATTCTGGGTTTTTAAAAAATTACTCTGATCTGAAGGAAACAAAATCAGCATCGGGACAAACGGTACTCCGTTGGGTTGATCCGAGCTACAACGAATCCAAATATGACAACATTGTTTATAACCCGGTAACGTATTATCCGGTTCCTAAGCCTACTACGCAGGTAGGGCAGCAGGTTCTTGATCAACTGCTGACCTATACCAATACACAGTTGAAATCCGCTATCAGCAAGCGTAAACCGCTGGTGGCTACCCCTGGACCACGTAGCCTGATTTTCCGCGGAGCGATTACCGGTGTTGCGACCAGCAAAGAAGGGCTGCAGTTCTATGAAGTGGTTCCGGTTGCCCTGCTCGTTGCAGGAACGCAAATGGCGACGGGTCACCGTACCATGGATACCAACCTCTATTTCGAGGGTGAGTTGATTGATGCGGCGACCAATAAACCAGTGATTAAAGTTGTACGTAAGGGTGAAGGCAAAGACCTGAACAACGAAAGCACGCCGATGGCGTTCGAGACTTTGAAGAAAGTTGTTGATGACATGGCGACTGATGCCACCATGTTTGACGTGAATAAAAAACCATAA
- the tehB gene encoding tellurite resistance methyltransferase TehB, which produces MTLCDENYFTEKYDLTRTHSDVVEAAKIVKPGKTLDLGCGNGRNSLYLAANGYDVTAWDKNPMSIANLERIKAAEGLTNLQANVADLNALRFDGEYDFILSTVVLMFLEAKTIPGLIENMQRCTKPGGYNLIVAAMDTDDFPCTVGFPFAFKAGELRNYYNGWDLLKYNEDVGELHRTDENGNRIKLRFATMLARKTA; this is translated from the coding sequence ATGACCCTTTGCGACGAAAACTACTTTACTGAGAAATACGATTTAACCCGTACACATTCCGATGTCGTTGAAGCGGCAAAAATTGTAAAACCGGGAAAAACGTTGGATCTGGGCTGCGGTAACGGTCGTAACAGCCTGTACCTTGCGGCAAACGGTTATGACGTGACAGCATGGGATAAAAACCCCATGAGCATCGCTAATCTTGAAAGGATCAAAGCCGCTGAAGGGCTGACTAATCTGCAGGCGAATGTTGCGGACCTCAACGCATTACGCTTTGATGGCGAATATGATTTTATTCTGTCTACCGTTGTGCTGATGTTCCTTGAAGCCAAAACTATCCCTGGCCTTATTGAAAATATGCAACGTTGCACGAAACCGGGTGGATATAACTTAATCGTTGCGGCGATGGATACCGATGATTTCCCGTGCACCGTTGGTTTTCCGTTCGCATTTAAAGCCGGAGAATTACGCAACTATTACAACGGGTGGGATCTGCTGAAATATAACGAAGACGTGGGCGAACTTCATCGTACGGATGAAAACGGTAATCGAATTAAACTGCGCTTTGCCACAATGCTGGCACGTAAAACTGCCTGA